TTTCCTATTACGCGAGTTGAGAATAAAAACATTTCGATTTACATTAAAGTAAAGCTTTCCTTAAATGTAACCCTGGATATCATATAGGAAAGCCTTGCTGCTTTTAGGAAAAGTATTCCGTAAGCCTGGGACTCGACTCGCTGTGGAATTTCAATACCAGATTATATAAATCGGAGACGCATACTTTCTAAAGGAAGAATCTGGGGGGAATTATGCCAAAAAGATTAAAGGTCGCAAATCCTGCCCGCTGCATAGGCTGCTACTCCTGTATGATGGCTTGCGCAAGAACCTGGTATGACACCATATCTTTGAAAAACAGCCGGATTGATATACAGACGCGCGGTGGTATCGAAACCCCTTATGTTCAAATCGTCTGTCATGCCTGTATAGACCCTCCGTGCATGAGGGCTTGCCCAATTGGTGCACTGTCCAAACGGAAAGGGGGCGGGGTAAACCTCAACAAAGATATTTGCGATGGCTGCGGAAACTGTATAGAAGCCTGCCTAATGGGAGCCATACATCTAGATGCGGAGAAAAAAGCCGTAATCTGCAAACACTGCGGGGTCTGCCCGAAATTCTGTCCCCATGATGTGCTGGAGATGATTGAGGTTGATGACAGCGGGGAAATAATAATTACTGATACAGGCCCGGCTCCGGATACAAGCCCGGTCAGCCCAACTGCATCCCATAAAGACCTTTACGGGGGAAAAGAGCTTGGGGAGGAAAAATGACAACTGAAAAGTACGCTATCGAGGGGCTTAGGAATATACTCTACATTGACCTGAGCAATCAGAGCTATCACGTTGAGGAAAGGCCGGACCTTTATGAGAAATATCTGGGAGGCATAGGAGTTGCCACAAACCTCATGCTTGAAGAGTATAAAGATGGTACGGAGCCGCTTGACCCGGAAATGCCGATTATCCTCAGTACAGGGCCGCTCTCGGGCGTATACCCTACCTGTACTAAAGCAGTTGCACTGTTCCGCTCCCCTCATAATGGAGAACTGGGAGAATCCTATGCAGGCGGTCATCTTGCCATGTCCATGCGCTATTCAGGGTACGAAACAATTGTTATCAAGGGAGCTTCAAAATATCCTGTCTATGTGGCAGTCCACGACGACAAAGTTTCCTTCAGGGATGCATCTTCCATATGGCACCTTTCCTCAGCAATTGATGTGGGGAAAATCTTGCGCGAGGTAGAACCCGGCGCAGGCAGGCGCAGCATTATCCGGATAGGACCTGCAGGAGAAATAGGGGTTACATATGCTGATGTTAATGTCGATACTTACCGCCACTTCGGGCGCCTCGGGCTTGGGGCAGTCTTTGGGGCAAAAAAACTTAAGGCTTTGCTCATCTCAGGAAACAGGGAACTGAAAAGCCCTAATCACAAAGCCTACCGGAAGACTTTCAGCCTGCTCTATGACTTAATTGTGAAAACCGAACTTACTGAGAAGTACCACAATCTGGGCACAAGCGAGAACATCCTGGTACTGAACGAGCTTAAAGGCCTGCCTACACGA
The Methanosarcina thermophila TM-1 genome window above contains:
- a CDS encoding 4Fe-4S dicluster domain-containing protein — translated: MPKRLKVANPARCIGCYSCMMACARTWYDTISLKNSRIDIQTRGGIETPYVQIVCHACIDPPCMRACPIGALSKRKGGGVNLNKDICDGCGNCIEACLMGAIHLDAEKKAVICKHCGVCPKFCPHDVLEMIEVDDSGEIIITDTGPAPDTSPVSPTASHKDLYGGKELGEEK